The region CTAAATAATGGAAAGTAACTTAAAAAACAAGGGATGAGAATCTCTGACCATGGATGTTTGGAATATACATTCACAAAGTAATGTTATTGTTTGCCTTTTCCAGCACAACGTCCGCTGTCACAGTCAAGTCCGCGATCAGGAGGCTGAAGGAGTTGAAGGACCAGTAAACCAGTGCTACGATCACTGGTGGATTTGGGACTTTTTCTATAGTTTAACCGACCTGGACTTGGCCTCAACACCCACAAATAAATCTGTCTGGAGCGGaattctttgtctttgttcatcTATTTTATAATGTATCAGGGAAATCAAAACGTGGGCGCTAACTACAAGAAGATGCTTCAACAAACTTCATGAGTGAAAAGTTCAGGGTGACAATAAAGTTGCACCATTGAAAAGCAGTACGAGTGTTGCAACATATTGTTTTTGGGCCACTATAGCTGGTGGAATCTAAATTTTACCAGCCAGTTAATAGATGACAGCTGTTCTTTTTCTGAGGGGTGAGTGAAGCAAATCTAGCAGcaatatttgaacattttaccAGCATTTGCCTGATGCCATTTCCCGACCCTGGGTACAGATTTCCTAGTAAATTTGGTTTCAATGGTGCCATGACAAATGGGGTTCTCCTGGCCTGCAATTTCTTGGCAGTAAACTTCCACAGTTTTTCTTGTGAAAAATCCACAGATTTATGGCGGTCACTGATACAGGAGTTGGAAGTATGCTCCATTTAAACCTGTGGACAACTAAGTTaaagcctttatttatttattttttatatccactgctTTGCATCAGAGCCTTCTGCTTGTTTTGAATACACAGTAAATTAGAGAATACTGCTGACTCTGGATCAGAGGGTGAATACATACAAGGCAACATAAAGTTAGTTAATTGGAACTATAATTGGTTATAAGACAATCACTTAAGCAgagattaaatgtttaatacagATGTTTTTACCTGCAGATATTtcaacttgtcaaatacaggTGTAATACAGTcgggtccataaatatttggacattgacacaattttcatcattttggctctgtacacaaccacaatggatttgaaatgacacaatcaagatgtgctttgaatGCAGATTtttagctttaatttgagggtatttacatccaaatcaggtgaacactagcaattacaacaaatgatatacatggtccccccccttttgaagggaccaaaagtaatgggacaaagtaacataatcaaatcaaattgtcacttttaatatttggctgccaatcctttgcagtcaatgacagcctgaagtctggaacccatagacatcaccagatgctgggtttcatccctggtgatgctctgccaggcctctactgcaactgtcttcacttcctgcttgttccttgggcagtttcccttcagctttgtcttcagcaagtgaaagtcatgctcaattggatttaggtcaggtgattgacttggccattgcagaacattccacttctttgccttgataaactctttggttgcgtttgcagtatgcttcgggtcattgtccatctgcactgtaATGTgccgtccaatgagttttgaagcatttggctgaatatgagcagataatattgcccgaaacacttcagaattcatcctgctgctattgtcatcaataaatacgagggaaccagttccattggcagccatacatgcccatgccataacactaccaccaccatgcttcactgatgaggtggtatgctttggatcatgagcagttccttcccttctccatactcttctctttccatcattctggtacaagttgatctttggctcatctgtccataggatgttgttccagaactgtacaggcttttttagatgtttttttggcaaactttaatctggtcttcctgtttttgaggctaaccaatggtttacatcttgtggtgaaccctctgtatttactctggtgaaggcttctcttgattgttgactttgacacagatacgccttcctcctggagagtgttcttgatctggccaactgttgtgaaggggtttttcttcacctggtaaagaattcttcggtcatcaaccacagtggttttccttggtcttcctggtcttttggtgttgctgagctcaccagtgctttctttctttttaagaatgtaccaaacagtggatttggccacacctaatgtttttgcgatctctctgatgggtttgttttgattcttcagcctaatgatggcttgcttcactgatagcgacagctcttCGGACTTCAaattgagaattgacagcaacagattccaaatgcaaatcccacacttgaaattaactctagaccttttatctgctccttgttaattaaataatgagggaataacacacacctggccatggaacagctgatcagccaattgtccaattacttttggtcccttcaaaacggagggaccacgtataaaatgtcttgtaattcctacaccgttcacctgatttggatgtaaataccctcaaattgaagctgaaagtctgcactcaaagcacatcctGATCCTGtatcatttcaaatccattgtggttgtgtacagagccaaaatgatgaaaattgtgtcaatgtccaaatatttatggacctgactgtatatgATCATCAATAATGGCTGCATTCCATGTGTCTCCAATATCTTACCTCTGGtgttttaaagtaaagtatttaTGTCCCTCGGGCACAATTGTGATTGCAGTCTGTAGTCAAGAATATGTACAATAAACCAAATGGCAAGCAATACAATATACACATGATTACACAACATATACAAGGAAAGGTTAGTGCCACAGTCGCTGTCTTTAATACTTAAGCAGAagttgaaaacatttcactgaaTGGATAATGCTTGTCAATCAGGATGTCTGTGgtgaaaaatatgtattactgGAACTATACAGGCTCAGCATGAATTGTTACATACATTCcataaatgtgtattattttgtataCTGTTACTTTGATTGCAAGTAAGAGgaacaggttttatttttgataatttcCAAAGATTTCGTTGATCTTCATCAAAGGTGTGAATAGACATACCTACAAAtaagcacacatacaaataataCAAGTTAAAGCTAAATATATCGAAGAATAAAACAACTTAGAGAcgatatatttattttccatctgaCTAATTAATTTCAAGATTAACCTGCCCGATAAGAttgataaaaatagataaagacTTTAAAGAACTGACTACATATTTAACGAAGTGCAGGAAAAATACATAGAAATTCAGtagttgattttaaaatatttcacacCAGATTTATTGTACTAACAACATACATAAACATCTACATCTGTATAAAGACAAATTGAACTGCATAGAGAACAGTTAACGCTACATTCCTGAAGATGGCAGCATAGAAACATCAAAGATATCTACTTCCGTAAGATATCCAGCAGGGGGCGTTGCGTCGCCCTTTTGCCATGGTGCTTGTCCTCAGTATAggtaaaataaacaagtatggCGGTGTCCAGTGTTTTCAGACCGGGGTTATTCAGCCATAAAGTTGCAATAGTAACGGGTGGCGGCACCGGTATCGGTAAAGCTAtctctgcagagctgctggagctggGTGAGTGATGCGGCGTTCAGGGTCAAGAGACATATTTGAAGACAGTTTGAAGTGAACGGCTACTGACTGAAAACAAGAGCCAGTGAACTTTGACACATATAGAAGAAGACATGATCAAACCTCACTGTCAAACCAGCGAAGGCTTTAAACTGTGTAAACATGTGTAAACAGTGTTGGGGCACGATGTTAACAGCTGTCAATGTATGTGATAAGGTATTTTAAGGTTTACAGTGCGTGGCAATATAGCAAAATATCCTGGGATACAGAATTTGGTGCGACACCTGGTTGTAGTATTGTCTCCCTCTCAGAGTTCAGTACCTTTACCGTCCAAGTTTGTCATAGCTGAATAAATACCGAAAAAAGTGATTCAGTACAAATTGCACAGTAAATTCACACAAGAGCAAGCAATATGTGACTCTGACTTGTGGTGACCTCATCCATAAAATCACATCACATAACCAATTCATTATTACATAAGTTGCATCTTGAAGTGAACAGACTTTCAGTGTCTAACTATTTTGTCTCCAGGTTGCAATGTGGTGATCTCCAGTAGAAAGGCAGAGAGGTTGGAGGCGGCAGCTCAGGAGATGAGACAAAAAATCCCTGCCTCCAGCCCGGCGTGTGTCACTCCTCTACCATGTAACATCCGAAACGAGGATGAGGTGGGCCTGCaccatggactgtatataagaagccTGCACACACCTTCAGAACTGCTTCACATTGATGTTGTCAATAACTGATCTTGTGGTTTTGATCCCCTCATGCTGCAGGTGAAGGAGCTTGTGTCGTCAGTGCTGAAGCGATACGGCAGGATAGACTTTCTGGTGAACAATGGAGGAGGTCAGTTCAGCAGCCCAGcggaacacatgtcctccaaagGCTGGAAAGCCGTCATAGACACCAACCTAACCGGAACGTTCCACTGCTGCCAGGAGGGTAAGATGCAGACGGCTAACACTGGCTCAGTGTGTGTTCTTGCTAAAGCtttatgttttactgtgttgCTGTTCCATCTCCACACAGTCTACACCGCATGGATGAAACAGCACGGAGGTGTGATCGTCAACATCATCGCTGACATGTGGAAAGGCTTCCCGGGCATGGCGTAAGCAGCACCGCCCACAaaattcacacacaaatatacaacatGCACACTCAGTATCTCCTCTCCCTGACAGCCACACAGGGGCAGCGAGAGCAGCAGTGGACAACTTAACCAAGAGTCTGGCCATTGAGTGGGCAGCCTCAGGAGTCAGAGTCAACTCTGTCGCACCTGTAAGTACAGGTCATGAGTTAACACAGAACAAGTGTGGGAGGTCTTTAATTAGCAAGCTATGTCAAATCTGTGCATTTGTCTGGTTGCAGGGCACAATATTTTCCAAAACTGCGATGGAGAACTACAAGGAGTTTGGACCAGAACTTTTCAAGATGTCTGTTCCATTTAGCCCCGCAAAGAGGCTGGGAGTACCAGAAGAGGTGTGTTATTATGAAGTGACAGCCACAATACCCGAGGAAAGGCGATCATGAAACTCAGATTTGTTACATGCACTGCAGTGTCTTTGGATGTAATACGTATGCAAGAAAAATTGGAAATACCagtttatgatatttttaagTGCTTAATAAAGTCCCTGATCATGCATCCAAAGTCATGGCTGTACCTTGCAAAAgtaaacatgcaaacaacaTCTGTCTTGTTGATTACTGCCTTGTGGATATGGCCAAGTTATATGGAAAATACACCATAGTTACGTCTGCAATTCTCTAAGTCAAGCATCTGTTTATCTCAGAAAATCACCTGTTTAATGTCTAATTGATATCCGCCACAAGAGGAAGTCAAACTGAACTGTTGCTTTCACTATTTCGGAAAACATCCTGTGAGACATACGACATGATCATTACTTTTAGTGCTACCTTTAGACATCAAAGTCACGTATCAAAACATGAGTGATAAAATCCCCACGCTGCAATACATTTGTCAGACTGTATTAAGAAATGGTCGTGTTCTTGGAAGTCAAGCCACATAGCACAGTAAGATGGTGGGccctttaaatagaaaatactaATGGTTCACATATGGTAATTGAGAGCAATAGATACAGAGTATGTGCTGTGTGAGTCTGGCTTTGTTGCAGTTTCACTGACTgcagtgatttttttctgtttcttttaaaattgTGCTTTGATGTTCAGATCTCATCAGCAGTGTGTTTCCTGctctctcctgctgcctccTACATCTCCGGAGCCACCCTGAGGGTTGATGCAGGACAGAGTCTGTACCACTCCATGTGGGAGATACCCAGTACGTTTATCCTGCTAAAGCATCCACACTTTGGTCTTTATAGTATATTCTGTTTATACTATATAGCATACTATGTAGTATACTAAATTCTCAAGTGTGTTCTTCTTCAGACCACAGCGCATGGCCAGAGGCTCCAGAGGGGGAGAACCTCGACGCTCTGAAGGACCTGCTTAACCCACAAAGCAAACTCTAATTCACATTTGTGACATGGTGTTAGCCcagtcaataaaaacacaacacacaacacacacacacacacacacacacacacacacacacacacacacacacacacacacacacacacatttagccCACAAGCATCATGGACATTGAGCTGTGGAGGCACCACAAGCACTGTCAAAGAAACAAGACACCATAGCACCCTGGTTATGAGACTgtttaaataagataagataagataagataatcctttattagtcccgcagcggggaaatttgcagacttacaacagcgtagagtaaagtgcacacaagagacatagtagaagaagacaagataagaataaaaaaataaagaaataaaaaataaaaataaaacaagtatttataaataagcaataaaaaacagtagaaaaaaacaaaaaaacaacaataactgaaatattatatttacagacagagaaaaaaaaaaaacaactattttaactatttttaactttcttaactattattgcacagtgtagtgtattgcacaggttattattgtcatgtggtcatgtggtctgctgggagcagagctggttgtgcagcctgacagcagcaggaaggaaggacctgcggcacctctccttcacacaccgggggtgaagcagccagtggctgaaggagctgcacagagctgccagagtgtcctgcatggggtgggaggtattgttcatcagggatgatagcttggccatcaccctcctgtctcccaccacctccaccgtatccagtggacaccccagcacactgctggccttcctgacaagcttgttcaatGATTGTTGCATATTGTGTACATAATTGTATGTAATTATTAGCAACACAAGAGTCTGATTAGTTTCTTGAATAATGAGTTGTGTcataaactgttaaaatgtatgtagaatatttttttccaatgcaTTTGTAAGTTGGTAAGTGAACATACAGGGTTTCCTAACATAATAaatggacacaaaaaaagaaacagtaaagGAAAAAggacattgtttttcatttgtgctgATTAGGTGTCTCTGAAGTCAGGGGTGTCGATATCGAAAGCAAGATCACATTTCGTTTGTAACCTGGACCTTGCACTGGGCTCCTGGTGAAATTGGACAGcaaccctttttgttttttacaggtacctgattatgttattttataagAATCATAATCAGATCTAGATAGGTTCAAAGTTGAATAAGTATTTACATTAGGATGGCATTTAGTGACCCTTTTTCCTGAATAGTAATGAATACAAAGAGTAAACAAACTTTAATATGAATTGTATGCTATACAGAGTAACATTGTATTCAACTACTGCCTTACAGTTCACAAATTCACAAACGGATATAACATCAGTAAATAATGCAGAGTTGTACTCGATGCATAAAAGTGCTGCACCACTTCTATAATGGTTTGCTCCATAGACTTTAGGTTTGCACAAAACGCGGTCTTCAAGGAGACGCTCTGGTATTTTGTCCCAAAAGCTGTGCCGTCATGTTACCGTAAGACGGAGTTAACTGTCGCAAACATTTAGTCCAGATTCAGAGGTCACAACAAACCACTCAGGTACAGTGTTTATCTTTTGtatacaataatacatttgtattgCATGTTTTGTTGCTCTTTCACAATGGGGAGCAAAACCACCTTAACACATAATTAAGGTGTCGATGTGCCCTAGAATAAATGCTGCAATTGTATCTGTCCAGCGAGACAATGTGAGTTAGCTAGCTATCGTAATGCTAGCTGAGGAACCGCTGTCTACCTTCGCTCCACAGCGGTTTGACTACACTTTGAATTCATCAATATTTAGATTCATATTGTACGAATGATATTTAGATTGTTAAGATAACCTGCCATTGATAGGGTTACCTTAAGTCATTACTAATTACGTGTAACACCTGTGAGCTTTAGCAGGTTTAATGTCAGCAGGGCAGCGACCAGTTTCTTTGGTTATTAATTACAAAAGGTAcacaaataacaacattttctcaATATGGCAAATTCTGCCAGGGTTTGATTAACAAGTGGTATGGATCCATGGTTTCAACGAtactaaaacaaatacataggtaaaaaaagtaaaatgaataacaacagTTTTATTATATAACAAATCTCTGTGTGATCAATTTAACACTTTATTGTAATCGTCATGTACCATCCTAAGCAGTTTTGGAGCAATTGCCCGCCCAGGGATGATGtcacataaaatgtatttgaaagtaTAAAGAAGTTGTGTACccttacatttttatgtatatgCTTTTTGACACAGATGATTACATTTACATAGAAGCTGCAGCTTTGGCCAATATCAACTCTTGGCACTTTGATCACCAAAACAAGATTTTGATTACATGTCCGGAACCTTTTCCGCTAAACAAATTTGAATCAATTTCCAAGTTACATGTTTATTTCAAGACACAAACGGAAATAGAAACCAGAGAGTAAGCAGTCATCACTTGTACATCGGAGGAAATAATGTTTACGCCTGAATTAAAGAGACATTGTACAATATGGACATCATTGTATTATTGCAGgttttgtattttcactttgtttaaCTCTTAGGAAAATtgaatctattttatttttactcacaGCTGTACCTTCTcaaatttaaaccaaaaatcaTAATACGAGAGAGGTTATAATGTATATCCGTATATCTGTATCTGTTTTCAGAATGGGAGGTGACCACGGCCACAACAAGATGTCCATGCCAGACTGGCGACAGTGGAAGGTGGAGGGAACACCGCTGGAGTTCACAAAGCAGAGACTGGCAACCAGGGGCCTCAAGGATCCATGGGCACGGTCAGTATTTCTGCCTACATGAGATATCATTGATATTTAAGTAATTCTTATTCCTGACCCTGCTCCCTATCTTTCTTCCCTGTCGCTGCCACCTCTCACTCTGCAGAAACGAGGCTTGGAGATATGCAGGCGGTTTCGCTCGTGCTGTGACTCTTTCTGATGTGCTGCTCAGAGGATTCAAGTGGGGCTTTGCTGCCTTTACTGTTGCTCTGGCTGTCGAGTACGCCCTGTTCCCACCCAAGAAGGGCGGCCACTAATGCTCATCATTGTACCTCAATCCCAGAGTCTGAAGTCCtataatattttctgtttattaaaaGTTTTTGTGACCACACCATAGTTTCTCTTATTCTTCATACACCCTGTCACATCTTTAACTACAACCCACTTAACTTTGCATTCGTATTTTAAcgacaattatgtttttttaatcatcctTGATATACAGTGTTATTGCTGAGACAAAGGTACAAATGTAGCACCAGTTCAATccagcttcctcttcctgctcagTTTCCTGATGAATAATTTTAAGCATTTTACTGAGAGTATTACGAAAACCAGCACTACAGTAGCCAGTAGTGCTATTACATCCAGACAGAAGTACTGGAGCCAGTTGAGGTCATGGACAGCAGATCTGAGATGTTTTGCGCCTTTGTGCCGCATCACATATTCTGTCCAGTACACTGAAAGGTCGAGTGGGTCCACTGGACGGTCTTTATGGAGAGCTGACAGCTTCTGAATGTTCTCTTTATAGCTGGATATAAACAGATTGATGGCAAGagtttaaaaatacaacaatttaagtgaaatagtaaaaaaagcAGATTCCGAATCTTTCTACCTTGATCATCATCAGCAAAAAGATTTAAGGAACTTGCTTTTACTGAGATAGGTGACTTTCTGACCCCCTCACCTGGTGTTGTTGATGACCTCATTCAGTCCCTGAAGAAGGATTTCTGTAGTGATCATTGAAATATCCAAAACCACTCCGGCTTTTCTGCTTGCAAACCTCTCTGCGTTGTCAGGCTGGTCCCCCCCAATTGGCACCATCACCATGGGAACACCATGACACAGTCCCTCAAAGAGGCTGTGCGAGCCAGCATGAGTGATGAAGGCCCGAGCTCCAGAATGTGCTAACACACAAAATGCACAAACCTGTCAGATGCTACGGTATGTGTCCCCTCATCGAGTCAAGTGCTTTACATTTCAGGATGTGTTGCAGTGGATTTACAAACCTAGCAGGTCATTCTGAGGCACCCATTCCATCAACTTCACATTCTCTGGGACACTGTCAGGTACCTTCCCAGTGTACCTCCATATTACCTATCAATGGAAACTAAGTCTCATTTATTGCTTTTAGATTATTGCATTGATGTGTAATTCCAAATGGGTtttcatgtatgtatatatatatatattcctgtaCCTTCTGTGGAATCTGTCGGAAGGTTTCTAGGAAGACGGAGGTTGTCTCTTCTGGCATATCTGACACCATGGTGCCCAGAGTGAACACTACAAACCCATGTTCTCCTGACAACCAGGACTCCAAATCCTGCAAACAAAcacgcgtgcacacacacacacacacacacacacacacacacaattacactaAGGTCTGGCAttcgtctctctttctctatctatctctgtgtctccctggattcaaaaaagtgaaataaagtgaagaggaattaaagtaaattcaaatgtgtagtttttttattttttatcttgtttgaaATCAAAAAGACGCAGGCCTTACCTCAGGCAAAGGATTTCTCACGTTGCAGTTGATTCCGCCAACTAATACTACATTAGGCATGAGTGGGCGTGGGAACTCCAGTGTGAAGTCGGTTCTGTTTAAACACAGTATCCCAATATTTATCTGTATGTGATACCCAATGttagatgtgttttatttcagtgtggTTTAGTGGCATGAAACAACAGCATTACATTCCCCCCCTTGTTTATTAGTGTATGAGTATATGCGTGTGTTAGTACTTTTACATAGAACAGTCTAAGTCAATGTGTATGCTTCTCccaaatatcaatatataaccTTTGCACATGTTACCTCAGCAGCCAGATAGCAGAGTCGGACAGCACTTCAGCTACACCCACCTCCTCTCCCAGAAACCGATAGGCCATTTGATCAAAGTACCAGAACATCAGTCGGCATAGCAGCGGCTCAAATAAAGCTACCTGTGGGTCAGAGGCATCACAGAGcaataaacaaatgtacaaaGTACTTTAATGTAGTCATTCAGCCCGAGTTTAACTGTGTCATCTTGAGCTAAATTACTTTGAATGCTCAGTAAAGTAAAGGGAGTTAGACActaaggttttatttttgtctttattgccATACTGAATGGCATGGGGGGATTGATAGTGGTGCGTTACTCGAGGCATGGCGTTTTCAAtgcaaatgtcaaaaaaataccAGAATATTTCTGTAGTATTATGTGACAAATAGAGAAAGACTAAGGTATTCAAAGTAGATTGCTAAATAAATTGGGGAAGAGTTAATTTTAGAACATGGCCACCCTTCATGCATGTTCCTGTCCATGCACATCTGACTGTAAGTGCTTACCATAGTGTTGACAGTTCTCTCCTTGAAGCTCATTTTATCTGTGTATCTGGTTAAGAAGCGGGGCACATATGAAGGCGGGGAGGGGCAGCCTGCAGACTTCATATCCAAGGAACATGGAATTCCCCGCAGCAAATTTATAGTGGGGATACCTGCAAAAATTGTATATATGACTGGTGAAAAAATGTGCAGACATATAAGTAAGTAATCCAAGTATGTTGCAGAACTCACCTAATTTCCGAGCTATTAATGAGCCTGTGGGAATCATGGGGTCTGTAAGGATGGCATCAAAGTTCTGAAATGGTGCAAAGGATAAACAGAAGAAAGGGTTGAATCTGCAACAGTGTGCACTACTAAAGCACATTTACTGGCTCAGATTCAACAGAAGAGGGGAATCATCACAGGAACTTGAGTATTTCACATAAAGGACTGCAGATTCAAATTGTACAGTATGGTGTATTTACAATGTACTGATCCAGTAGTTTATAACCTTTTTGGATGTGACCCCTGAAAAAAATAGCATACAGTTGCGGCTCCTTGTCATGTTTCAGATGTGAATGCTCATTTCCCCACTAAACGTCTCTTGGTTTAATTTGAATAACAGTTTGAGGTCCATAAGGGGATAATGTCTCCTAAATGTACATTTCCTCCCCCATTAAACACGTGACTactcagatttatcttgtggCCCTTTACAAATGTCCTGACCCCTAGGTTAGGAACCACTTGACTACAATACCTAACTGTATGTAAATTAGTTTAGTGCCCCTCAACCAGCTAGAAGAGTAAATACTTCTTAAATGTGgatgcatc is a window of Anoplopoma fimbria isolate UVic2021 breed Golden Eagle Sablefish chromosome 3, Afim_UVic_2022, whole genome shotgun sequence DNA encoding:
- the pecr gene encoding peroxisomal trans-2-enoyl-CoA reductase, translating into MAVSSVFRPGLFSHKVAIVTGGGTGIGKAISAELLELGCNVVISSRKAERLEAAAQEMRQKIPASSPACVTPLPCNIRNEDEVKELVSSVLKRYGRIDFLVNNGGGQFSSPAEHMSSKGWKAVIDTNLTGTFHCCQEVYTAWMKQHGGVIVNIIADMWKGFPGMAHTGAARAAVDNLTKSLAIEWAASGVRVNSVAPGTIFSKTAMENYKEFGPELFKMSVPFSPAKRLGVPEEISSAVCFLLSPAASYISGATLRVDAGQSLYHSMWEIPNHSAWPEAPEGENLDALKDLLNPQSKL
- the LOC129112942 gene encoding UDP-glucuronosyltransferase 1A1-like — protein: MRTMWKAAVSVLLLLLLNTDMQVNGAVDKTRGSVAENPRPERKVKAGEAEAANTLSPTGIASAGFLGNLLVVPMDGSHWVGVKAIAQEMGRRGHRVTVVIPEISIRMGPGKHYDTVTFPVPYDMAVIDIVMSKNKDVMRKSAQSFTEKIRTRYSQIKEIVGYIHTTAESLLFNDSLISHLAQQNFDAILTDPMIPTGSLIARKLGIPTINLLRGIPCSLDMKSAGCPSPPSYVPRFLTRYTDKMSFKERTVNTMVALFEPLLCRLMFWYFDQMAYRFLGEEVGVAEVLSDSAIWLLRTDFTLEFPRPLMPNVVLVGGINCNVRNPLPEDLESWLSGEHGFVVFTLGTMVSDMPEETTSVFLETFRQIPQKVIWRYTGKVPDSVPENVKLMEWVPQNDLLAHSGARAFITHAGSHSLFEGLCHGVPMVMVPIGGDQPDNAERFASRKAGVVLDISMITTEILLQGLNEVINNTSYKENIQKLSALHKDRPVDPLDLSVYWTEYVMRHKGAKHLRSAVHDLNWLQYFCLDVIALLATVVLVFVILSVKCLKLFIRKLSRKRKLD
- the ndufb3 gene encoding NADH dehydrogenase [ubiquinone] 1 beta subcomplex subunit 3 isoform X2, giving the protein MGGDHGHNKMSMPDWRQWKVEGTPLEFTKQRLATRGLKDPWARNEAWRYAGGFARAVTLSDVLLRGFKWGFAAFTVALAVEYALFPPKKGGH
- the ndufb3 gene encoding NADH dehydrogenase [ubiquinone] 1 beta subcomplex subunit 3 isoform X1, with amino-acid sequence MYIRISVSVFRMGGDHGHNKMSMPDWRQWKVEGTPLEFTKQRLATRGLKDPWARNEAWRYAGGFARAVTLSDVLLRGFKWGFAAFTVALAVEYALFPPKKGGH